The genome window TCGCCTGCGCTACCCATCCTGTTCTTTCCGGTCCGGCAATCGACAGACTCTGTGCAGCACCTTTTTCCGAGGTGATTGTAACAAACACACTGCCTGTCCCAGAAGAGAAACTTAAATGCGGCAAGATTAAAGTACTGTCAGTAGCAGGACTCCTCGCCAAATGCATTCATAACGTTCACACCGAATCATCGGTCAGCGTTCTCTTCGTTTAAAAAGCCTATTCCCACCCTCTGCCGGTCTATTTTTGAGCGGCAGCTGGTTAACCAAAAGGAGATATAATGTCTGAAAAAGAAACTTTCGTAGCTGTAAAGCGCGAGAAAACTGGAACAAGTGCGAACCGTCAGCTCCGTAACACCGGAATGATTCCTGCAGTATTCTACTCTCAGGAAGGCGACAATATGGTTCTCGCTGTTAATGAAATTGATTTCACAAAGATGTACCGTAAAATCGGCACAACTAGTCTTTTCAATCTCGAAATAGACGGCAAAAAGCACGACACACTGATTTGGAAAGCACAGATGGACCCAGTTCGTCCTCGTATCAACCACGTTGACTTCCTCGGTGTGGCTGCTGACAAACCTTTGAAAATCAAAGTTCCTGTCAGCATGGAAGGACTTGCTCCGGGTGTAAAACTCGGTGGTTGCATGACTACGTATCGTGACAATCTTGAAGTCGCATGCACAGCTGCCAACATCCCTGCTAAGATTGTTATAAACATCGACGGCATGAATGTTAATGATACTGTTTTCGTTAGTGATGTTAAACTTGAAGATGGAGCATCCATCAACTTTACCAACGACTTCGCTCTTGTTCGTTGCGTAGCCGGCAGAAAAGTTGTCGATGAAGACGGAACTGCTGAAGAAGGCGCACCTAAAAAATAGTTTTTCCATATGTCGACTTATGAGGGCCCCGGAAATTCCGGGGCCTTTTCTATTTTCAGAACGATCAGTTTTTTTGCTCCTGCTTTTTTAAAGGATAAAACCAAATGGAATACAAAGCACTTATCGCAGGGCTTGGAAATCCAGGACTTGAATATGCCATGACCAGGCACAATGTTGGCTTTATGGCTGTTGATGCTCTGGCGGAAATGGCTGCATCCCGAAAAAGTATGCGTTTCAAAAATCTCGGTTCTTCGGGAAACTATGAACTTTTCAGCGTAAATATCGCAGGCAATAATATCCTTGTGACTAAGCCGTTGACATATATGAATCTCAGCGGAAATGCAGTTGCATCCATTTGCGGTAAATTTTCAATATCTATAAAAGATGTGATTGTTATTCATGACGAACTTGATCTTCCGCAAGGAAAAATGAAGTTTAAACGTGGTGGTGGAAATAACGGTCATAGAGGGTTGCAGTCCATTCAGGATGTAATGAAATCTCCCGACTTTCTTAGAATAAGAATAGGAGTCGGACGTCCTGAATTTTCATCACAGGTCAAAGACTACGTGCTTGAGCAGTTCAGCCAGAAAGAACTGAAACTTGTTCACCAGATGACCGATGCAGTAATCAAAGGGCTGGACTTGTTTTTCAGACGAGGTCAAGGACCTGCTACACAATTCATGCACACATTTGAGCCGGATGAAAGCTGAATCTGACAATAGACTCTTTCGCATATTTCAGTTACAGTAATCTTTCGAAAACATTCCCCAGATTAGACATACCTCAAAATCTGGGATCCAAAAGAAATGTAAAAAAGGACGGCACTGAACCTGTTATTCATCAGTACTGAAATGATTAAATGCGCCAAATTTAATCTGTAATTGCTGTAAACGACGACCTTAAAAGCATTTCTAACCATTTCTTTTGTAAGTCCAAGGAGCCATGAGTGTTCGAGTTAAGCCAGCTTGTAGTCTACCCCTCACAGGGAGTAGGCAAAGTAGAACGTATAGAAAGTCAGGAAATCAGTGGATCAACTGCCGAGTTCTACATTGTCCGCATCCTAAGCAACAATGTAACTCTCATGGTCCCGGTTTTTAATGCTCATAATGTTGGGCTCAGACCTGTCTGCAGTAATCAAGAAGGTCTTGGAATATATGAATGTCTTAAAGACAGATCTGATTTCACAGGTTACACCGGACAGAACTGGAACAGACGCTACAGAGAATACTCTGAAAAGCTCAAAAGCGGAGATCTTCAGGATGTCGCTTATGTTCTTAAAGAATTATTCCTGATCGGTCGCGATAAAGAACTGTCATTCGGAGAACGCAGACTTCTTGAGCAGGCTATGGGACTTGTTTCCATGGAACTGTCTTTTGCACTTGACCTTCCACAGGACAAAGTGAAAGAAGAAATTAATGCACTATTCAGTGATGTGTTGGAAAAACCAGAAGACAAAGAAAAAGACGACAAAAAAGACAAAGAAAAAGATAAAGAAGAATCCTAAAAAATACATCTAAACGACTTGTCATATTTGATTCTTTCAGTTATTGCCCTATGAGGTTGCAGTTTGCAGGATTGATGTCTTTACATCACACGATTTTTAAGCAAAAAACCACCCCTCACTTTAGGACACCCAATACACTCTGTTCTTCGATCATCAAAATAACTTTTAGCGAGTGCGTAATACATTTTAAACTGTATCGCACTCGTTAGACCATAATTATTAAATAAGTATTTTATTTATTTTTAACTTCTAACTCTCGGTTAACACAAGATATGGGCCAAGAACAAAAGACAAACAATCTGAATCTGACTGAATTAAAACAAAAGAACATGGCAGATCTTATGGATCTGGCTACTAAGTTCAAAGTTGAAAACCCCAGCGGTATGCGCAAGCAGGAATTGATTTTCGGCCTGCTACAAGGGTGCGCAGCTCAAAACGGACAAATCTACGGTGAAGGAGTTCTTGAAGTCCTCCCCGATGGATTCGGCTTCCTGCGTTCCCCAACGTACAGCTACATGCCCGGACCGGACGACATATACGTTTCTCCCTCTCAAATAAGGAGATTCGGTCTGAGAAAGGGTGACATTATTTCCGGCCAGATTCGTCCTCCCAAAGAGGGCGAAAGATACTTTGCCTTACTTCGAGTTAATGAAATAGGCTTAGAAGCGCCCGAACATTCCCGAAATCTTGTTCTCTTCGACAATCTCACGCCGATTTACCCAGACAGCCGTTTCAACATGGAAAACGGTCCAAAGAATTTCACTTCAAGAGTTATCGACATTCTGGCTCCGATAGGCCTTGGACAGCGTGCTTTGCTTGTTGCTCCTCCCCGCACAGGGAAGACTATGATGCTTCAGAATATCGCAAACTCCATCAATGCCAATCATCCTGATGTAGATCTTATCGTTCTTCTCATAGACGAACGTCCTGAAGAAGTTACCGACATGGCCAGAACTGTAAACGCTGAAGTTGTCAGCTCAACCTTTGATGAACCTCCGCAGCGTCATGTTCAGGTAACTGAAATGGTTCTCGAAAAGGCTAAACGTCTGGTTGAACGCAAAAGGGATGTTGTCATTCTTCTTGACTCAATCACTCGTCTGGGACGAGCCTACAACGCAGTAACTCCTTCTTCCGGCAGAGTTCTCTCCGGTGGCCTTGATGCAAATGCAATGCAACGTCCTAAAAGATTTTTCGGCGCAGCACGCAACATTGAGGAAGGCGGAAGTCTGACAATCATCGCAACAGCCCTGATTGATACAGGCTCGAGAATGGATGAAGTTATCTTTGAAGAATTCAAGGGAACCGGTAACATGGATCTCTATCTTGATCGCAAGCTTGCGGAAAAGAGAGTATACCCTGCCATTGATATCAACCGCTCCGGAACTCGCAAAGAAGAACTTCTCCTTCCACCTGAAGTTCTCAACAAGGTCTGGATTCTCAGAAAACTACTTGCTCCTATGAACTCCATTGACTCCATGGAATTCCTTCTTGATAAAATGAAGGGAACCAAAAAGAATGAAGACTTCTTTGAAATGATGGGAAAATAATTTTTTAAACATCATTCAATTATCAAAAATTAAGCCTCATGAGACATTCCTCATGAGGCTTTTTATTTTTTAGATAACTTTACAAGTCGTAAATCTATACTTACAGTTAGTAGTAATGACGAAAAACAGAGTAACTTTTCACCACATAGTATCAACCGCATTGATATTTATATTTTCGTTCATCTGGTTAACGCCTCAAGCTACAGCGTCCTCCATGTTCGGTGAGTTTACCGTGAAAGATGAAATTAAACTCGGCGGCGAGTTTAATAAAATGATTCACGAAAGAATGCCCATAGTTCTTGACCCCCAAATAACTGAATACGTTAGTAATCTAGTAGCCAGAATTGCCCACGAAATGCCACCTCAGCCTTTTCCTATAACCTCGGCAGTCATCAATAATAACGCTATGAATGCTTTTGCTGTTCCCGGCGGTTATATTTATATTTTCACGGGCTTAATTCTCAATCTTAAACATGAGTCTGAACTGGCCGCAGTTATAGGTCATGAGCTTGCTCACGTTTCTCTCAGACACGTTGCGAGACGCATGGAAAAAATGAAACTGGTTAATATTGCCAGTATGTTGGGAACACTTGCCGGAATGATGCTGGGCATATCAGGCGGAGACAACGCCGCCTCTATCGGGCAGGCAGTGGCGATGGGTTCTATAGCAGGCGCACAAACTGCCTACCTGAGTTACACGCAACAAAATGAAAGAGAAGCTGACCATCTCGGTATGAACTATCTTGTCGCATCCGGCTTTAATCCCGCCAGCATGGTGGATAGTTTTAAGCTTATGAAACAACGTCAGTGGTATGTGAGCAACAACAATATTCCTTCATACCTCTCCACTCATCCCGGTCTTGATGATCGTATTGACTACCTTAAACAACGTTTTGTCAGAATGCCTCCCGCTTTTTTTTCCCGAGTCAGCGACGATGTTGATTTTCATAAGATTCAGACACTGATAAGAGCTAGAAGAACAGACCCTAAAATAGCTCTGGCACACTACAATAATATTCCCGAGGCGGACCGAAACTGCCTTGATCAATTAGGGCTTGGAATAATTCTTTCTCGTATGGAACAGAATAAAAAAGCCGAAAAAGCCTTTATTAAAGCTAACAAAGATTGCCCGAACGACTCTCTGATCCTGCGTGAAATGGGCCGCTTTTACTTCACTACGGGTAAAATGGACAAAGCCTCTCCACTGCTCAGACAAGCGTATTTACAAGCACCGAATGATGCTCTGACGTTATTTTTCATCGCGAGAATTCAGGCGGAACGAAAAGATTATGTGCAGGCAATACCAACAATGCGTAGAGTGGCTGAAATGGTTCCCCGGGATCAGGAAATACACTACCATCTCGGACGGATGCTCGGAGAATCCGGTAATTACTTCGGAGCTCACAAACAGCTTGCTTACGCCGCATTATATGGAAGGAATATGAAACAAGCCTTGTTTCATTTAAAAAAAGCTGAAGGACTCGCTAAAACAAAAGCGCAAAAAGCACAGCTTGCAACACTGCAAAAAAGAGTTAACCCTGTCGCCGAAAACTGAAACAGTAATTATTAGCTCTGTCAGTTTTATATTTTAACTCATTATTTTAGTGAATTAACAAAATTTTAACCGCATTTTTTGCGATGAACGTTAACTTGAAGTATGCTTCTTTTTAATGTAGTTATCCCCTTTCTAAAATCTATCTCCAAAAAGTGAAGCGAAAATGATAATCGCCAGATCAATAAAAGAAATTAAAAAGCCTCAAAACGGATCATGTGTAACAATAGGTAATTTTGACGGAGTCCATAAAGGACACCAGAAACTTATCTGCAGCACATGCAGAAAAGCCAAAGCCAACGGCCTGGCGAGCGTTGTTGTAACCTTTGACCCGCACCCGCTCAGGGTATTGGTCAACAGTAAAACTCCGCCCTTCATAACCCTCACCAAACAGAAGCTGGAACTACTTGCTCTGCATGAGCCTGATATTATTATAGCTCTGAATTTTACGAAGGAGATGGCTTCCCTCTCCCCCGAAGAATTCATTAAGAAATATCTGGTTGATGGACTTTCCATGAAAGAAATGGTTGTCGGCTACGACTACGCTTTAGGTAAAGGTCGCTCCGGAAACTATGAAGTGCTGGTTGGACTTGGCCGTAAGTACGGTTACGGAATCGAAAGACTTGATCCTATCATTATAAATGATGCAGTGGTCAGCTCCTCACGAATCAGAGACCTGGTAAGCGAAGGAAACGTCTGGGATGTACGAGCGCTGCTTGGACGCTTCTATCAGGTCCGCGGTGAAGTAGTTCACGGCATGAACCGTGGAGGCCGCCTTCTTGGATTCCCCACAGCAAATATTAAACTCGAAGATGAGCTTTTCCCTAAATCAGGCGTTTACGCCATCAGGGTCGAAGTAGACGGTCTGGTCCGCCCGGGCGTTGCCAACATCGGGAAAAATCCGACCTTCGGCAACGAAGCACTATCTGTTGAAGCTCATATTTTCAATTTTTCCGATGACATCTACGGTAAAAATATCCGGGTCCACTTTATCCAGAGAATCCGTGCTGAACGTAAGTTCAACAACTTGGACGAACTAAAAGCCCGCATTACCAAAGATACAGAACTTGCTAAATCCATTCTCTCGTATCCGGAATCACAAGTCCGCCCGGGGCTGCACCTGACAGAATCAGGAACCGGAGCCTGTTAATGAGCCCCCTTCTCAACCTGCGTGTTTGGAAAGAAATTGCGCGATCATACAAAAATATCAGCTCATTCAGATGGCTTTTACTCGGTGTGCTGGTCGGATTACTTTCAGGTATTTTAGCTGTCGCTTTCTTTGCAGCCGTTGAATACGGAAAATTTATATTTTTACACCAACTGGCGGGTATGACCTTACCGGCCCCTGCTGGTGAAGAAATTTTCCACGGCCCTGCCGGTCAACTACGCCCATGGGTCATTCCTGTCTGCACAATGACAGTAGGATTAATCACAGGATGGCTGGTCAACAAGTATATCCCTGAAACAATCTCCGGCGGTACAGACGGTACTGACGCGACCATCAAATGCTTCCATCAGGGAAGCGGATTAATGCGTCCTATCGTTCCCATAATCAAAGGAATCACTTCGGTTTTCACAATTGCAACCGGTGGTAGTGCCGGACGCGAAGGACCTATCACCCAAATGGGTGCCGGTATCGGTTCATGGATCGCGCAAAAACTTAAACTCTCTGCCAAAGAACGCAGAATTCTACTGCTTGCAGGTGCTGCCGGAGGACTCGGAGCAATATTCCGCGCCCCCCTCGGAGGCGCATTAACCGCCGTAGAAGTTATATACCGCGAAGATTTTGAATCAGAAGCAATCCTGCCTTCCGTTCTTTCCTCTGTTGTTTCTTATTCGCTTTTCACTCTATTTTACGGTGCAGAACCTATTTTCGGAATTCCAAGATTTGTTTTTCATGACCCTCGTGAAATGATCTTCTATATAATTCTGGCTTTCGCGTGTACCTTTGCAGGCTGGATGTACATCCGCACATTCCGTTTCATTAAGTACTCAATTTTCTTTAAGATAAAAGACCGTCTCGGTCTCATGTGGGCAACAGGACTAGGCGGACTGATGATGGGACTGATGGGAATGTTTTTCCCGCAGCTTCTCTCAGGCGGTTACGGCTGGCTGGAAATGGCGATCATGGGGGAAATTCCCATTATGATGATGATCGCAATTATTCTGGGTAAAACAGTTGCAACATCCATGACCATCGGTTCAGGAATGAGCGGTGGCATGTTTGCCCCCGCACTCTTTGTAGGCGGCATGACAGGCGGGATTGTCGGACAGGTTGCCGGAAGATTTTATCCTGATATTGCCACACAGCCCGGTGGATATGTACTTGTAGGCATGGCGGCTTTTTTCGCAGGAGTAGCAAAGGCTCCAATCGGGCCGCTCATCATGGTCTGCGAGCTTACACAGGGTTACGGATTGCTCGCACCATTGATGCTGGCTTCTGCCCTCTGCATAGTACTGGGGCGCAATTCATCACTGTATGAGCATCAGGTTGATAACAAATTTGACTCCCCCGCTCATATTGAAGATTCAACGATTAATATCCTTGAACAGCTTCACGTTGATACCCACTTCAAACCGGGCAGAGTTACCACCCTTGAAGAGGGTACAACTCTGAAAGCTTTGAGAGACATTATCGCGAACACCAATGAATTGTACTTTCCTGTCAAAAATGACGAAGGCACAATTACAGGTATTCTGACCATTCAAAACGTCAGAAATCACCTCTTCAATCAGGATCTCTTCGACCTTATCCTTGCCAAGGATTTAGCAACAAAGCCTGCAACACTGAAAGAGGATGACGATTTATATACTGCGCTGTTGAAGTTTGTTGATACAGATTACGGACAAATTCCGGTTGTATCGGAAGATGACCCGAATAATATTATAGGTCTCATCAATCGTGAGAATGTATTTAGAGCTTACGCAAAGGCAATTAAAGAACTCCACGAAGATTAGCCTGAATCAGATACGATAATTTAAAAGCCTCTTGAGGTTTCGTGCTTCAAGAGGCTTTTTTGCACCCCACCCCCCTTGCCATCCCACTAAGCGGTCTTATCATCTGGTAATTCAAACAAAATCCAAACCGAATCCACGTTTAGCGGGAATCGGAAAGATATTTCACGTTCGACAAGTATTGAAATTCAATCTTCATATTGAAAACGAATAATCATAGCAGAATCAGGAGATGAACATGGAACTCAGAGGAACGACCATTCTGGCCGTTAAAGATGATAAAGGTTCAGCCATGGCCGGTGACGGTCAGGTAACTTTGGGCCAGGCCATTGTGATGAAACATTCCGCAATCAAAGTCAGAACCTTGTATAATGATAAAGTTCTTGCAGGATTCGCAGGCGCAACTGCTGATGCTTTCACCCTGTTTGAAAGATTTGAAAAAAAACTCGAAGCTCACGCGGGTAATCTTGTCCGCAGTGCTGTAGAGCTTGCTACTGACTGGCGTAAAGATAAATATCTTCGCAAACTGGAAGCTATGATTCTCGTCGCCGACGCGGACCACATTCTTATTATCAGTGGTAACGGAGATGTCATCGAACCGGACGACGGCCTTGCTGCTATCGGTTCAGGCGGTCCATACGCTCTTTCCGCAGCACGGGCATTATCCCGCCACACAGATCTTTCAGCCGTTGAAATTGCAGAAAAAGCAATGGAAGTTGCAAGCGAAATCTGTGTTTACACCAATGATCACTTTGTTATCAAAACCCTCGAAAAATAATTTCACGCAAAGGTCTTCAAATGAGTAATCTTACACCTAGAGAAATCGTATCGGAGCTGGACAAATTCATCATCGGTCAGGCGGACGCAAAGCGCATGGTCGCCATTGCAATGCGTAACCGCTGGCGCAGACAGCAGCTTCCCGCAGAACTGCGTGATGAAGTTTCCCCAAAAAATATTATCATGATGGGCCCTACCGGAGTTGGTAAAACCGAAATTGCACGCAGACTTGCAAAGCTTTCCGGTTGTCCCTTCTTTAAAGTGGAAGCCACAAAATTTACCGAAGTGGGATATGTAGGCCGTGATGTTGAATCAATGGTCCGTGACCTCATGGAAATCGGCATAACTCTTGTCCGCAAAGAAGAACTTGAAAAAGTCAAAGTCAAAGCTGAAAAGAATGCTGAAGACTGCCTTTTAGACATCCTTCTTCCTTCATCCAAACCTCAGAACTCCAGCATGGGTTTCTTTAACAATTCCAACGAAGCAATCCCCCTAGCCGAAGAAAATCCTTCTGAGGATAAAAGCTCCACACGCGACAAATTCCGCAAAATGTGGCGTGACGGCAAACTTGATGATCGCGAAGTTGAAATAGAAGTTACCGTTCAAGGCGGAACCGGCGTTGAAATCATGTCTGTGCCCGGCATGGAAGACATGGGAATGCAGGTCAACGACATGATCGGCAAAATGTTTCCCAACAAGAAAAAAACACGCAAAGTCAATATTCGCGAAGCATACGAACTTCTTATTCAGGAAGAATCAGACAAACTTATCGACATGGATAATGTTACCGAAATTGCCCGTGAACGTGTTGAACAAACAGGTATCCTCTTTCTTGATGAAATCGATAAAATTGCAGGACGCCACGAAACAGGCGGTTCCACTGACGTTTCCCGTGAAGGCGTTCAGCGCGACCTGCTTCCAATCGTTGAAGGATGCGTGGTTAACACCAAATACGGCATGGTTAAAACGGATCACATCCTTTTCATCTCAGCCGGAGCATTCCATTTCTCAAAGCCTTCCGATCTGATTCCGGAACTGCAAGGCCGTTTCCCGCTACGGGTAGAACTTTCTGCCCTCGGGAAAGATGAATTTTATAGAATTCTCACAGAGCCTCAAAATGCGCTCACAGTTCAGTATAAAGCTTTGCTTGAAACAGAAAAGGTCACCATTGATTACAGTAAAGAGGCTCTTGAAGAAGTTGCTGCTACCGCTCAAAAAATCAATGAAGACACCGAGAACATCGGTGCCAGAAGGCTTTACACAATTATGGAAAAGATTCTCGCAGAGCTGTCATTTGAGGCTCCGGACAGATCCGGTGACACCATACTGATAGACAAAGACTACGTTAAAGATAAACTGAAAGATGTAATTGAAGACAGAGATCTCTCCCGTTACATTTTGTAGTTAAACCTTTACATATAAAAAAAAATCAATAAAACTGGGTTCTTATCATTAGAGCCCATTTTTATTTTAATTTTTAAAATTGTTACACAAACGAAACTGTGTTACGGGTGATAAATGTTTTAATTGCAGCATCATAACAAACACCAAAACAAACTTTTTCTGTTGCAATCCAAGGAACACTATGAACCAGATGAGTACAGTGGACGATAAAAATTTCGCCTTGCCAAAAATTCGCGGAACTTTTTCCGCAAGAATTATACAAGAAATCGGCACAGGGTCTACAAAACGAAAAGTCGTCCAGTCGTTCCTCTATTATGGTGAAGAAAACGATAACAGCGAGATCATTCTCCGACCGCTGAACGACAGCCATATACCTTCTGGACCTGAACAAATTATAAGCAAAGATGAGCTACTGGAGTCTTTTACTCCTGAAGTAGAACTTTATACCAATTCAGTTTTTCCGGCCATGAAAGAGCTCGGCAAAACGCTTGCCAAAGCTGACCGACAACGGCAACTCGGCAATATTTTCACAGCAGAAATGGAATATAATAAAGCCCTTAATATTGATGAAAATAATATCCGGGCCAATTTCGGAATTGGCTTATGCTACCTTGAACGCAATGAGGAAGCCAAAGCTTTGGATATTTTTAATCGGCTGATATCTCTTGATGCTGCTTTTGGAAAAGAACATAAACATCTCTTTAATGATTTCGGAATTTCTCTCAGAAAAAACAAAATGTTCAGTGAAGCTATAGAGTTTTACTCCAGAGCGCTAAACTTCAGTTCTGATGATGAAAACCTTTTTTTCAATATTGCCCGTTCATTTTGCGAACTCGGTAAGATAAAAGAATCACGTGAATATCTGGAGAAATGCCTTGCCATCAACCCTGACTTTACCCCGGGCAAGAAGCTAAGTGCATTCTTAAATAAAAAATAGTTCCTTAACGACTGTTTTTCACCTATCTGTATGGATTTTTTTGCCTACCTTTCTCTACCCACATCTCTCATAACATCCTGATTTAGCTACACTTCAACATTAGGCACACACCTTGCTTATCAATAACTAACCGGAGATATTTTCCGGCAATAAGGCAAACGGGTGCGTGCGGAGTCAACATAGCCGCATCCTGCAAGGAGTTTTCTAATGGGTTTCAGCGCAATGTACACAGGAGCTTCCGGGATCAAGGCTCACAGCATGCTGCTCCAGCAGGCGGGTAGTAACCTTGCTAACGTAAACACTACTGCCTACAAAAGCGGTAATACTTTTCTTGAAAACCTTCAAAGTCAGACAGCTACCGGGACAATCTCAGGTGTTGTTGCGGGCGGCAGCTCCAATACAGCCGGACAGATCGGTATGGGGGTCCGCGTTTCTTCAACCCGAATAAATTTTGCGGAAGGATCTTTTGAAAGATCTTCCTCCAGCACTGACCTTGCAATTGGTGGACAGGGATTTTTCAGAGTTGCGGAACAAGATAGCGGACTCAGTCATTATACTCGTGCCGGTAATTTTCACTTTGATAAAAATGGACTTCTTGTAGACCCACATGCCAATGCGCTTCAAGGCTACGCTATAGACAGCGATGGAACGATAGGAACAACCTCCGTAAACGTTGCTTTACCTATGAAAGAAGAAAAAAACGCTTCCGGTGAGACAATCTTGGTTGTAAAATCTGACCCTAAAGCCACTTCCGATATTTCAATTAAAACAAACCTAGACTCAGGCGCCATCGATAACAGCCAAAACCCCGCTGCGCCCTTCTTTTCGTTGCTTAACGACTGGGACGGAACAAAAGAAATGCCTCTTGCAGCCGATAAATTTGCCTACCACTCTGCAATTCAAATATTCGACGAGAACGGTAATAAAGTAAATCTGACTGTATACTATGACAAAGTAACCCCTTCTGAAGGTGGCCCGTCTGATAAAGAATACTGGGAATATATCGTTACAGTTCCTCCGGAAAGTGACGGTAGAACTTCCACAGCAACAACTTCCTCTGCCGGCCTTCTCATGACCGGAACACTTACATTTGCGGGAGACGGAACTCTGCTGAATCAAACAGCATACAGTCTGAGCAGTAATGCTGCCGGAAACCCGAAAGACTTAAATAACTGGACTCTGACAAACTTTAATACAGACGGGGAACCAACTTTATCTACGACTCTTAAAGGAGCTGCGGGTGAAGCAAGTGTTCAGAAGCTCTCAATAGATTTAGGAGTTAAGTCAGCTTCAGGTTCATGGAATACTCCCGGAGCTTCTGCTGCAGATGTCGGAAGCAACGCGTCTGGTCTGCCAATAATGGAAAAAGGCACTATTGATGCTCTGAGCACTACGAATTACTATGGATCATCCTCTACAATCAGCCAGTCACAGGATGGTTTTGGTGAAGGATATCTGCAAAATGTGTCTGTAAATTCTGAAGGAATCTTATCCGGTAAGTTCTCAAACGGGCTTAGCACAGACCTGTATAAGATCAATTTATACAATTTTAAGAGCGAATACGGACTGAGGCGTGAAGGTTCAAACTATTTCGGCGCAACCGATGCTTCAGGAGCCGCAATTGAAGGTGTCGCGCAAAAGAAGGGTCTGGGTTCAATTCTCGGTAGTAATCTCGAAACTTCAAACGTTGATCTTGCAAGGGAATTCGGGTCCATGATTCTTACGCAAAGAGGTTATCAGGCTAACTCTAAAGTTATTACGACTCAGGATCAGCTTATAAACACCACACTGGGTGTTAAAAAATAATTACAAAACATAATCTGAAACAAACAGAAAAACCCTGCAAATAATATGATTTGCAGGGTTTTTTTTACAGACTAAATCGAATTTGATCAGACGTGAAGAATCATCATTTAAGTTTCGCTGCTAAGAGAAGCAGATGACCGCGTTCTTCATCAATACATTCCTCAACAAACTGCTGCTCCGACTCAGGAACCATTTTTTTAAGCTC of Maridesulfovibrio ferrireducens contains these proteins:
- a CDS encoding chloride channel protein, which produces MSPLLNLRVWKEIARSYKNISSFRWLLLGVLVGLLSGILAVAFFAAVEYGKFIFLHQLAGMTLPAPAGEEIFHGPAGQLRPWVIPVCTMTVGLITGWLVNKYIPETISGGTDGTDATIKCFHQGSGLMRPIVPIIKGITSVFTIATGGSAGREGPITQMGAGIGSWIAQKLKLSAKERRILLLAGAAGGLGAIFRAPLGGALTAVEVIYREDFESEAILPSVLSSVVSYSLFTLFYGAEPIFGIPRFVFHDPREMIFYIILAFACTFAGWMYIRTFRFIKYSIFFKIKDRLGLMWATGLGGLMMGLMGMFFPQLLSGGYGWLEMAIMGEIPIMMMIAIILGKTVATSMTIGSGMSGGMFAPALFVGGMTGGIVGQVAGRFYPDIATQPGGYVLVGMAAFFAGVAKAPIGPLIMVCELTQGYGLLAPLMLASALCIVLGRNSSLYEHQVDNKFDSPAHIEDSTINILEQLHVDTHFKPGRVTTLEEGTTLKALRDIIANTNELYFPVKNDEGTITGILTIQNVRNHLFNQDLFDLILAKDLATKPATLKEDDDLYTALLKFVDTDYGQIPVVSEDDPNNIIGLINRENVFRAYAKAIKELHED
- the hslV gene encoding ATP-dependent protease subunit HslV, with the protein product MELRGTTILAVKDDKGSAMAGDGQVTLGQAIVMKHSAIKVRTLYNDKVLAGFAGATADAFTLFERFEKKLEAHAGNLVRSAVELATDWRKDKYLRKLEAMILVADADHILIISGNGDVIEPDDGLAAIGSGGPYALSAARALSRHTDLSAVEIAEKAMEVASEICVYTNDHFVIKTLEK
- the hslU gene encoding ATP-dependent protease ATPase subunit HslU, producing the protein MSNLTPREIVSELDKFIIGQADAKRMVAIAMRNRWRRQQLPAELRDEVSPKNIIMMGPTGVGKTEIARRLAKLSGCPFFKVEATKFTEVGYVGRDVESMVRDLMEIGITLVRKEELEKVKVKAEKNAEDCLLDILLPSSKPQNSSMGFFNNSNEAIPLAEENPSEDKSSTRDKFRKMWRDGKLDDREVEIEVTVQGGTGVEIMSVPGMEDMGMQVNDMIGKMFPNKKKTRKVNIREAYELLIQEESDKLIDMDNVTEIARERVEQTGILFLDEIDKIAGRHETGGSTDVSREGVQRDLLPIVEGCVVNTKYGMVKTDHILFISAGAFHFSKPSDLIPELQGRFPLRVELSALGKDEFYRILTEPQNALTVQYKALLETEKVTIDYSKEALEEVAATAQKINEDTENIGARRLYTIMEKILAELSFEAPDRSGDTILIDKDYVKDKLKDVIEDRDLSRYIL
- a CDS encoding tetratricopeptide repeat protein gives rise to the protein MNQMSTVDDKNFALPKIRGTFSARIIQEIGTGSTKRKVVQSFLYYGEENDNSEIILRPLNDSHIPSGPEQIISKDELLESFTPEVELYTNSVFPAMKELGKTLAKADRQRQLGNIFTAEMEYNKALNIDENNIRANFGIGLCYLERNEEAKALDIFNRLISLDAAFGKEHKHLFNDFGISLRKNKMFSEAIEFYSRALNFSSDDENLFFNIARSFCELGKIKESREYLEKCLAINPDFTPGKKLSAFLNKK
- a CDS encoding flagellar hook protein FlgE; its protein translation is MGFSAMYTGASGIKAHSMLLQQAGSNLANVNTTAYKSGNTFLENLQSQTATGTISGVVAGGSSNTAGQIGMGVRVSSTRINFAEGSFERSSSSTDLAIGGQGFFRVAEQDSGLSHYTRAGNFHFDKNGLLVDPHANALQGYAIDSDGTIGTTSVNVALPMKEEKNASGETILVVKSDPKATSDISIKTNLDSGAIDNSQNPAAPFFSLLNDWDGTKEMPLAADKFAYHSAIQIFDENGNKVNLTVYYDKVTPSEGGPSDKEYWEYIVTVPPESDGRTSTATTSSAGLLMTGTLTFAGDGTLLNQTAYSLSSNAAGNPKDLNNWTLTNFNTDGEPTLSTTLKGAAGEASVQKLSIDLGVKSASGSWNTPGASAADVGSNASGLPIMEKGTIDALSTTNYYGSSSTISQSQDGFGEGYLQNVSVNSEGILSGKFSNGLSTDLYKINLYNFKSEYGLRREGSNYFGATDASGAAIEGVAQKKGLGSILGSNLETSNVDLAREFGSMILTQRGYQANSKVITTQDQLINTTLGVKK